Genomic segment of Arthrobacter antioxidans:
TGGCCGGACTGCCCCGGGTGGGTCTCGCCGCCGTCATCGAATCGCTGCTCGGCTTCAGCCTCGCCAAGGAGCACTCGGCGGCGGACTGGTCGAAGCGGCCGCTGCCCGAGCCCTGGCTGCGGTACGCGGCGCTCGACGTCGAGGTCCTCACGGAGCTGCGGGACAAGCTGGCCGCACTCCTCGAGCAGGACGGCAAGCTCGCGATCGCCGAGGAGGAGTTCGAGCACATCCGGCAGACGCCGCCCGCGGAGCCGCGGGTGGATCCGTGGCGCCGCACCTCGGGGCTGCACCAGCTGCGCGACCGGCGGCAGCTCGCGGCCGTGCGCCAGATGTGGCTCGAGCGCGAGGACCTCGCGCAGCGCCGCGACGTCGCCCCCGGCCGGCTGATCCCGGACTCCGCGATCGTCGCCGCGGCCAAGGCCATGCCTACGACCGTCCCGCAGTTGCTGGCGACCAAGGGGTTCCACGGCCGGGCGGCGCAGAAGGAGGCACCGCGATGGATCCGGTGCATCAGCGAGGCAGGGAAGCTCACCGACCTCCCGCCCCTGCACGTCTCCTCCAATGCTCCTCCCCCGCCGCGCGTCTGGGCCGAGAAGGACCCCGAGGCCGCCGCCCGGCTGCAGACCGCGCGGCCGCGCGTGACGCAGCGTGCCGAGAAGCTGGGGATGCCGGTGGAGAACCTGCTGACCCCGGACTACCTGCGCCGCATCGCCTGGCGTCCGCCGGCCGAGATCTCGCTCGAGTCCGTCGCGGCGGCCCTCGCGGACCTCGGCGCGCGACCGTGGCAGGTCGAGCAGGTCGCCGCCATCATCACGGTCGCGTTCCTCGACCCGGACCCGCTGCCGACCAAGGGCGGGCAGGAAGGCCAGGGCCTGGCTTCCGACTAGCAGAGTGCACCCGGGTGGCCGCTTGCACGCTATGTTACTGACCAGTAACATGTTCGCGGATCAACATCTCAAAGAGGAGTACCAGGTGAGCCTAGAAACCGGGACCACGCCCACACCCACGGGCAGAACGTCGCGCGCGTCACGCGCCGTCCGCGACGTCGTCTTCGTCGACGGCGTCCGGACGCCCTTCGGCAAGGCCGGCGACAAGGGCATCTATGCCGGCATGCGGGCCGACGACCTCGTGGTGAAGTGCATCCGCGACCTCCTGCGCCGCAACCCGTCCCTGCCGCCCGAGCGCATCGACGACGTCGCGATCGCGGCCACCACCCAGACGGGCGACCAGGGCCTGACGATCGGCCGCACCGCGGCCCTCCTGGCGGGCCTCCCCCGCACCGTCCCCGGCTTCGCGATCGACCGCATGTGCGCGGGCGCCATGACGGCCGTGACCACCACGGCGTCCGGCATCGCGTTCGGCGCGTACGACGTCGTCATCGCCGGCGGTGTCGAGCACATGGGCAACCACCCGATGGGCGCCGACGCGGACCCGAACCCCCGCTTCATGTCGGAGCGCATCGTCGACCCGGCGGCCCTGAACATGGGCAACACCGCCGAGAACCTCCACGACCGCTTCCCGGACATCACGAAGGACCGCACGGACGCGTACGCCGTGCGGAGCCAGCAGAAGCTCGCCGCGGCCTACGCGGAAGGGCACATCCAGCCCGATCTCGTGCCGGTCGCGGGGAAGAAGCCCGGTGCGGGATGGACCCTCAACAGTGTCGACGAACCTCCGCGCCCCGGCACCACCGTCGAGGACCTCGCGACGCTGCGCACACCGTTCCGCGCCCATGGGCGCGTCACCGCAGGCAATGCCGCCGGGCTGAACGACGGCGCCACCGCGGCCCTGCTCGCCTCCGCCGACGCGGCAGCGGAACTGGGCCTCCCGGTCCGCATGCGCCTGGTGGCCTACGCCTTCGCCGGCGTCGAACCGGAGGTCATGGGCATCGGGCCCGTCCCCGCCACGGAGAAGGCGCTACGGCAGGCCGGCCTGGACATCACCGACGTCGGGCTCTTCGAGATCAACGAGGCCTTCGCCGTCCAGGTCCTGAGCTTCCTCGACCACTTCGGCATCGACGACGACGACCCGCGCGTGAATCGCTACGGCGGCGCCATCGCCGTCGGGCACCCCCTCGCCTCCTCCGGCGTCCGCCTCATGAACCAGCTCGCCCGCCAGTTCGAGGAGGACCCCTCGGTCCGCTATGGCATGACCACCATGTGCATCGGCCTCGGCATGGGCGCGACCGTCATCTGGGAGAACCCCCACCACGAGCACTACGGACAGGATGCAGCATGAGCTTCGAACGCTACGACGAACTGGCCGCGCTGGTTCCCACCGAGATCGTCACCCACTCCTACGTCCAGGACGTCACGCTGCCCGAGGGGGCCGGGGTGCTCGCACTCATCACCCTCGACAACGACCTCGACCACTCGAAGCCCACGACGCTCGGACCCAACACCCTGATCGAATTCGGCCGCACCCTCGAGGGCCTGAAGGAACGCGCGGCGCGCGGCGAGATCTCGGCCGTCGCCGTGACCGGCAAGCCGTATTTCCTCGTCGCGGGCGCCGACCTCAGCACGGTCAAGAGCGTCAGGTCCGAGCACCTCGGCCGCCTGATGGCCGAGCTCGGCCATGAGGCGTACGACCTCCTCGCCGACCTGGGCGTCCCGAGCTTCGCCTTCATCAACGGCGTGGCCCTGGGCGGCGGCCTGGAGATCGCCCTCGCGGCGACGTACCGCACCGTGTCCTCGGGTGCCAACGGCATCGGCCTGCCCGAGGCCTTCATCGGTCTCGTCCCGGGCTGGGGCGGCGTCTACCGCCTCCCCCGCCTCATCGGCCCCGCCAACGCGGTAAAGGTCATGATCGAGAACCCGCTCAGCAACAACCGGAGCCTGGACGGCCGCACCGCGTACGAGCTGGGCATCGCGGACGCCCTCTTCGAGCCCGCCGACTACATCGAGCAGTCCCTGCTCTGGGCTGCGCGGGTGATCAACGGCGGCGAGGCCGCGGACGCCGTCGAGCAGCGGCGTGCCGGGCTCGCCCGGTACGACGACGCCACATGGACCGGCGCCGTCGCGGCGGGCCGCCGGTTCGTCGAGGCGAAGACCAGCAACGCCGCTCCGGCGCCGTCGCGGGTGCTCGACCTGCTCGAAGCGGGCCTCACGCTGTCCCGGAAGGAGTCGGCGGCTGCGGAGTGCACGGCCCTCGCCGAACTCATGCAGACGCCCGAGTTCCATGCCACGGTCTACGCCTTCCTGGACCTCGTGCAGAAGCGTGGCAAGCGCCCCGCCGGCGCTCCGGACAGGAAGCTTGCCCGCCCGGTCTCGAAGGTCGGCGTCGTGGGTGCCGGGCTCATGGCGAGCCAGCTCGCGCTGCTGTTCGCCCGGCAGCTCAGGGTGCCGGTGGTCCTCACGGACATCGACCAGGCCAGGGTGGACAAGGGCGTCGCGTACGTCCACGCCGAGATCGACAAGATGCTCGAGCGGAAGCGCCTGACACAGGACGCCGCGAACCGCACCAGGGCACTCGTCACCGGCTCCGTGTCGAAGGACGTCTTCGCGGACGCCGACTTCGTGATCGAGGCGGTCTTCGAGGAGATGTCGGTCAAGAAGCAGGTCTTCGCGGAGGTCGAGGCCGTCGTCTCGCCCGAGTGCATCCTCGCGACCAACACGTCCTCACTGTCCGTGGCCGAGATGGCTGCGGACCTCGTGCACCCCGAACGCGTGGTCGGCTTCCACTTCTTCAACCCGGTGGCGGCCATGCCGCTGCTCGAGGTGGTCCGCGCACCGAAGACGGACGACACCGTGCTCTCGACCGCCTTCGTCCTCGCGAAGGGCCTGAAGAAGAACGCCGTCCTCGTGCAGGATGCGCCGGCGTTCGTGGTCAACCGCATCCTCGGCCGCATGTTCGGTGAGATCACCGCGGTCTTCGATGAGGGGACGGACGCGGAGACCGCGGACAACGCCCTCCGGCCCATGGGCATGCCCATGACGCCGTTCCGGCTGCTCGCCCTCGTGGGCCTGCCGGTCGGGCAGCACGTGCAGGAGTCGCTGCACACCGCCTTCGGCGACCGCTTCCACGTCTCGGCGAACCAGCAGAAGCTGATCGACGCCGGAGTGAAGGGTCTGTGGGAGAAGCAGGAGGACGGTTCCTCGGTGGTGCCCGAGCAGACGCTGGCGCTCATGGAACGCGGGGACAGCCCGTCGTCCTCGGACGAGGTGCTGCGCCGCACGCAGGACGCCCTGGCGGACGAGATCGGGCGCATGCTCGACGAGGGCGTCGTCGCGGCTCCCGAGGACATCGACCTCTGCATGATCATGGGTGCCGGCTGGCCCATGCACCTGGGCGGTATCACCCCCTATCTGGACCGCGTCGGTGCGTCCGAGCGCGTCAACGGGAAGCGGTTCCACCAGGCCTGACGCATCGCCTGACGCGCGAAAGCGCCGGTCCGAGCGGCGCTCAGCCGGCTCGCTCCAGCAGCCACGCGTGGAGGTCCTCCACAGCCCCAGGGTTCAGCCGCGTGTGGTGGTCGACCGCCTGACGGTCACTTCCGAAGTGTCGGCCTAGCGAGTTCCGTCCCCGTCGGACAGGGCGGGATGATGGTGGCGGTACTCGGTGGGTGTGAGTCCTAGGTGACGTCTGAAGGCGGTGCTGAAGGAGTAGGCGTTGGTGTAGCCGACGGTGTGGGCGATCTGCGAGATGGTTCTGGTGCCTGGTGCGTGCAGAAGGTCCCCGGCGAGGGTCATCCGCCAGCGGGTGAGGTAGCTCATCGGGGGCTCGCCAACGGTTGACCGGAAGCGAGCGGCTAGGGACGCCCTGGATGTGTTGACATGGTCAGCGAGGCTTCCAACGGTCCAGGGCATCTCAGGTGCTGCGTGCAATTGCTCCAGCGCCTTTGTGACGATGGGGTCATCACATGTCAACCACGTCGGCCCCGTAGATGACTCAGGGCTGTCGAACCAGCCGCGGATCGTGCTGACAACGAGGACGTCCAGGAGGCGGTCGACGACGACTTGGGCGGCAGGATCATCGTGGGCGAGTTCGCGGGCCAGGAGCTCAACAAGGGTTGAATCAGCGTCCTCCTGGCGGACGATGGCGAGTCGAGGCAGGGCACGGGCAACAATCCCGCCGGCCTGATCCGGGCGCTCGTACGTTCCCACGAGGAGGGACGTCTCGCCGTCCTTGGCGTTACCCCACCGCCGGATACCGTGGCGCAATTCGTCCCGAACGTCGTGTTTCTCGACGGTGGTGCATCGCTGTCCGGGACCGATTTCAAGCGTCGGGACGCTACCGGCCGCATCGGTCACCTCGTACGGTTCTGGCCCGCGCACAAGGGCAACGTCACCCTCCTCGAGGAGCATTCCATCGACACGGGCCTGTCCCTTCGTCACGGCGAGGACAGTCAAGGCGGCGTTGTCGCGGACCGCGATCCCCCAGGGTGCGCTCATATGCACGGAGAGGGCGAAAGCCCTGGCGGCCCGTGGCCCGTCGAGGAAATGCGTCAGCGGGTCCATGTCAGGAAGGCTAGACGATCACGAAGGAAATCACGAGCTTCAGCTATTCAAAGTCCTAGAATCCGGCGGTGTACTGGGCTCATGACAATCCTTATCCTCGGCGGCGCAGGCCGCACCGGAGCACGCATCCACCACCGGCTCACTACCCGCGGAGTGCCGACGCGACTCGCTTCACGCCGGACCGGGTTCGACTGGCACCACCCGGAGACATGGCCTGCTGCGCTGGAGGGGATGTCAGCCGCATATGTGTGTTTCAGCCCTGATCTGGCACTCCCCGGGGTACCCGGGAAAATGGAGGCATTCGGGCGGCTCGCTGCACGATCGGGCCTCGAGCGACTGGTCCTGCTCTCGGGCCGGGGCGAGGAAGGCGCCAGGGCGAGCGAAACCGCCCTGCGTGCCGGGGGCGTGCCGACGACCGTGCTGCGCTGTTCATGGTTCCAACAGAACTTCTCCGAACATTTCCTCACCGGCCCGGTCCGTCGCGGCAGCCTGCGGTTGCCGGCCCCCGACGTACCTGAGGCATTTGTCGACCTCGATGATGTGGCGGACGCTGCGGTTCGCGCACTGACGCGTACGGTGCCGCGCGACGCTGTTTACGAATTGTCCGGGCCGGAGCTATTGACGTTCACCGATGTGGTAGCCGTCCTCAGCGGCGTCTGTGGTCGAGGCATAGCTTTCGAGCCTGTTGATGTACCGACCTTTGTTGCCGATCTCGCCGTGGACGGTATCCCTCGGGAGGACGCCGAGCCACTCGCCTACCTCTTCACTGAGATTCTCGATGGCAGGAACGCGTCTCTCGGCGACGGCATCGAACAACTCCTGGGCAGACGGGCCTCACCTTTCAGCTCCTACGCTCGTGTAGCGGCCGAGACGGGAGTCTGGGCGTGATCCAGATTGCTGCGGTCGTCGGAGCCGGTCTCGTCGGTGGCGTGTATACGGCGTTCTCGGTGATGGTGATGCCAGCGCTACGACGCCGTGATGACCAGACCGCGACCACCACGATGATCGCCATCAACCAAGCCGCCGAACGGGGGCCTTTCATCGTGATCTTCGGCGCCGCCGCTGTCGCGGCGCTGGGGATGGCGGTGAGCGCTCTACCTCGCGGCGCCGGAGGGGATCTCGCAATCGCTGGGGCATCCCTCGCCAGCACTGTCATCACCCTGGCAGTGAACGTTCCCCTCAATCGTCGGCTGGAGAGGGAAGGCACGACATTCTGGCCGACCTATCATCGTCGCTGGACAGCAGCGAACACGATCCGTGCCATCGCGGCCATCACCGCAGTGGGCCTTGGAAGTGCCATCCGGTGAGTGCCGCGGTGCGGTTGGGCTCGTGAACGGACCAGGTGCCGGGCGCGGCAATGCCCGCAGCACTGGTGACGGGCACCCAGGACACGGTCCGGTGGACCTGCTTGCCGCAAAACAGCGCTCCGCGCGGTGCACTCAGAGTTCCGAACAGACACCCTGCTGCAAGAGGCGTCGAGCGACGGCGAGCTTTGGAGACGGTCTCTTGCCTGTCCCATACCAGGGGGCAATAATTTAACCAACATGTTGGTTGATCAATCGAAGGGATGTGGATGATGTCGCACTGTCTGGCTTCCGCCATCGTCGTTGCGTCGCGGACGTGGTGGGTGATCGCCGTGGCCGTAGTCGCGACGGCGGGCTCCCTGATCCTGCTGCAGGCTACGGGTGCCCGCGTCGATCGATTCGTCGGATATCCGCCGTTCGACCTGCAGACGCCTCTGAGTGTCGAGTCGATCCTCGTACAGGCTCCGCTGTACGACGGGCCCGCACGCCAGGCGTATCTCTCGTTCCTGGTGGTCGATACCGTCTTTCCCCTCGCGGCGTCCGTGCTCCTCTGTCTCGTTCTGGCGCGGTCGCTCACCGTGCTGGAGAGGCTGCGGGGATTCCCGTCGGTCAACCTGGTGGTGCTCATTCCTCTGGTCGGGGCGCTGTTCGACTGGACCGAGAACGTCTTCTTCATGCTGGCGATCTGGGACCCGGATGGCCTTGGGTCATGGGCCGTGATCGCGGTGGGAGTGAAAGCGGCGAAGATCGTGCTGAGCGTCGTCCTCCTCTCCGGTCTGGTCCTCACCTTCGCGGTCCTCATGCTGACCTGGTCGACGGTGGCGCACCTGCGTACCCGGCGGCAGAGGACCCGGATGCTGCGCACCGATGAGTCTCCCGCGAGTACATCTCCCAGCCCGTCTTCGGGTCCCGCGCCCACGGCGGGAGCCTGAGATGGCACGGCCGAAGAGCCTGAACAGGTCTTCCCGCGCAAAGTTGCTCACCGAAGCGGAGAAACTGTTTGCAGCCCGGGGATTCTCATCCGTCAAGCTGAGGGATATCGCGGTGGCCTCGGGCCTGCATCACGCGTCGATCTACCACTACTTCCCGGGCGGCAAGGAACAGATCTACGTCGACGTGATGACAGCCAGCTTCCACGAACATCGCCGGGGGCTCGAGGAGGCCGTTGCGACTGCTCCGTCAGGGGTCCGGGAGCCGCTCTACGCCGTGGCGGATTGGTTCACCTCCCACCCCCCGGTGGATGTGGCGCGGATGGCTTTGGCGGATTTCCCCGCCCTGCATTCAGCCGCCGCAGACGAGCTCGCCGAGCTAGCATACGACTCGCTCCGGGGACCCATCGCGGCCGCCCTCAATGCGGCGCGAGACGCACCATCCGAGGCGCTGTCGATCACGGACCCGGATCAGGCAGCGATGGCCCTGGTGTCCCTCGTGCAGAGCGTCCACTCCGTGCCGGCCCGGTATCTGCCGACCCTCCAAGCGAGAACGGAGCTTGGCCGCGGTTTCGTGGACATGCTCCTCGACGGATGGATACGAAGGGAGCAGAAATGACCGCCACAACAATGAAGACCGTGGCCATTGAGCGACACGGCGGGGCGGAGGTGCCGAGCATCACGGAACTCCCGGTGCCACAGGTGGCCCGGATCAGGTCGCGGTCATGGTCGTCGCCGCAGGCCTGAACTCGGCCGACGCGGCGCTGCGCGCAGGACAGTTCAGGTTCTTCATCCGACACCCGATGCCTCTCGTGCTTGGGTCCGACCTCGCGGGAACGGTAGAGCAGGTGGGCGCGCTCTCGGCCTATCCGGCGAGGTACCTACGTGTCGGTCGTGCCTCTCGCCAACCCTGCGCAGTCATTTCGTGCTGGTTCACGCGGGCGTCGATTCCGACCGTCCATGCGGCTCGCCGAATCCGGCTCAGGCCGCCGGGCGCGGGAAGATCGCGTCCAGTGCGGCGAGGTCGTCGTCCGACGGCGTCCAGTCGGCCGCCGCCGCGTTCTGCCGCACCTGTTCGGACGACGTGGCACCGGCGATCACGGACCCGACGGACGGCTGAGCGGCGAGCCACGAGAAGGCCACCTGGACCTCGGTGACATCCCGTTCGGCCGCGAACGCGCCGAAGGCCTCGAGCTGGTCCCAGTCCGCGGTCTCCAGCACGTTCTTGCGTGAGTGGGTGAACCTGCTCCGGGCGGGGACCTCGTTGCGCCGGTACTTGCCGGTGAGCAGTCCGTTGGCGAGCGGGAAGTACGGCAGGACGCCCAGCCCGTAGGCCTCGACGGCGGGGACCACCTCGCGTTCGAGGCGACGGTCCAGCAGGTTGTAGGGGTTCTGCGCGGAGATGAACGGCGTGTAGCCGCCGCTGCGTGCCGTGAACTCGGCCTCGGCGATCTGCCAGCCTGCGAAGTTGGAGTGCCCGAGGTAGCGCACCTTGCCGCTCGTCACGAGGTCGTCGAGGGCAGCGAGGGTCTCCTCGATGGGCGTCAGCGGGTCCGGCGCGTGGTACTGGTACAGGTCGATCCACTCGGTGCCGAGGCGCCTCAGGGAGGCCTCGACCGCACGGATGATGTAGCGGCGGGAGCCGCGGGCGCCCCAGTCGGGCCCGTTGACGCCGTCCATGTCGAGGCCGAACTTCGTGGCGAGGACGACGTCGTCGCGCCGGCCGCCGAGGGCCTTGCCGAGCTGCACCTCGCTGACACCGGGCGCCCTGCCGTACATGTCGGCGACGTCGAACAGGGTGATCCCGGCGTCGATCGCCGCATGCACGACGGCGTCGGTACCCTCCTGCGACTCGGAGGTGGTGCCGGCCCGGCCCAGGTTGTTGCAGCCGAGCCCGACGGTGGAGACGCTGAGCCCCGAGGAGCCCAGTCTGCGATAGGTCATCATGCCCCTAACCTACCAACACAGTTGCCCCAGGCACACGACCCGGGGCAACGGTGTTCACGGTGGCGTCAGGCGAACCAGATGCCGATCTCCCGCTCGGCGGACTCCGCCGAGTCGGAGCCGTGCACGAGGTTCTGCTGGACCTTCAGGCCCCAGTCGCGCCCGAAGTCGCCGCGGATGGTGCCGGGCGCCGCCGTCGTCGGGTCCGTGGTCCCCGCCACCGAGCGGAACCCCTCGATGACGCGCTCACCCTCGAAGACGGCCGCGACGATCGGGCCGCTCAGCATGAATTCGACGAGCGGCTCGTAGAAGGGCTTCCCGACGTGCTCGGCGTAGTGCTCCTCGAGCAGCTCGCGGGTGGCGTGCACGCGCTTCAGTTCGGCGATGGTGTAGCCCTTCGCCTCGACACGGGACAGGATGGTGCCCGTCAGGCCGCGGGACACGCCGTCGGGCTTGACGAGGACAAGGGTGCGCTCAACGCTCATGGTGACTCCTGGGATGCATGCGCCGTCGCGGACGGCGCGGATGGGACAGCTGGTACCGGGTTCGACTCTACTAAAGCCCCTGCTCCTCGGGGTTCGCCTTCTCCCATTCCGCCTGCAGCCGGTCCCGCTCCACGTTCTCGCGGTCCACGCGGATGCCCTGCCGGATCCCGTACAGCCAGGTGAGGGCGAAGGCCAGGCCGACGACGAACATCACGGGTTCCAGGAAGCCCCCGGCGATGAGGACGAGCTGGAGGACCCAGCCGAGCGCGATGCCCCACTTCTTCGTCAGGACGGCGCAGGTGAGCACCAGCACCACACTGAGGAGGAGCCCTGTGGTCAGGATGAGGACCGGCGAGATCTCGTCGCGGCGCAGGCCGAACACCGCGAGCGTCGCGAAGAACACCACGAACGCCTCGAGGAAGAGGACCGTCGAGGCGAACAGGACCTTGGTGGACCGCCGCTTCTTCGGCATGCCGGGCCGCCACTCGCGCTGCGCCTTCGTCATGCGTCGTGCCATGCGTGGGCCTACTTCCCGAGGAGGGTGCGGGTTTCCCCGACCACCGTGATGGATCCGGTGACGAGGATGCCGCCGGAGAGGTCGTTGTTCTCCTCGGCCTTCATCACCGCCCACTCCAGGGCGTCGTCGAGCCCTGGGAGGATGGTGATGTTCTCCTCCGCGAACCCGGCCGCCAGGGCGGGCTGCAGGAGGTCGGCGGCCGGCACGGACCGGGGGGACGTCGACTGCGTCAGGCAGACGTCCTCGAGGATGCCGCCGAGCTCCTCGTGCAGCTCTGCCAGCATGCCCGCGACGTCCTTGTCCTCGAGGACCCCGATGACCAGCACGAGCCGGCTGAAATCGAACGCCTCGTTGATGCCCTTCGCCGCGGCACGCGCCCCGGCGGGGTTGTGCGCCGCGTCCACGATGATGCTCGGCGCGGTCC
This window contains:
- a CDS encoding HRDC domain-containing protein, with product MSSHTSEQTDRTEASHPADAGIPEALPLTEPRDGVPLVIDTQAGLERAAAALAAGTGPAGVDAERASGFRYGQRAFLVQIRREGAGTWLIDPEPFDDLRIIDDALDGVEWILHAASQDLPCLSELGMWPDRLFDTELAARLAGLPRVGLAAVIESLLGFSLAKEHSAADWSKRPLPEPWLRYAALDVEVLTELRDKLAALLEQDGKLAIAEEEFEHIRQTPPAEPRVDPWRRTSGLHQLRDRRQLAAVRQMWLEREDLAQRRDVAPGRLIPDSAIVAAAKAMPTTVPQLLATKGFHGRAAQKEAPRWIRCISEAGKLTDLPPLHVSSNAPPPPRVWAEKDPEAAARLQTARPRVTQRAEKLGMPVENLLTPDYLRRIAWRPPAEISLESVAAALADLGARPWQVEQVAAIITVAFLDPDPLPTKGGQEGQGLASD
- a CDS encoding thiolase family protein, producing MSLETGTTPTPTGRTSRASRAVRDVVFVDGVRTPFGKAGDKGIYAGMRADDLVVKCIRDLLRRNPSLPPERIDDVAIAATTQTGDQGLTIGRTAALLAGLPRTVPGFAIDRMCAGAMTAVTTTASGIAFGAYDVVIAGGVEHMGNHPMGADADPNPRFMSERIVDPAALNMGNTAENLHDRFPDITKDRTDAYAVRSQQKLAAAYAEGHIQPDLVPVAGKKPGAGWTLNSVDEPPRPGTTVEDLATLRTPFRAHGRVTAGNAAGLNDGATAALLASADAAAELGLPVRMRLVAYAFAGVEPEVMGIGPVPATEKALRQAGLDITDVGLFEINEAFAVQVLSFLDHFGIDDDDPRVNRYGGAIAVGHPLASSGVRLMNQLARQFEEDPSVRYGMTTMCIGLGMGATVIWENPHHEHYGQDAA
- a CDS encoding 3-hydroxyacyl-CoA dehydrogenase NAD-binding domain-containing protein, producing the protein MSFERYDELAALVPTEIVTHSYVQDVTLPEGAGVLALITLDNDLDHSKPTTLGPNTLIEFGRTLEGLKERAARGEISAVAVTGKPYFLVAGADLSTVKSVRSEHLGRLMAELGHEAYDLLADLGVPSFAFINGVALGGGLEIALAATYRTVSSGANGIGLPEAFIGLVPGWGGVYRLPRLIGPANAVKVMIENPLSNNRSLDGRTAYELGIADALFEPADYIEQSLLWAARVINGGEAADAVEQRRAGLARYDDATWTGAVAAGRRFVEAKTSNAAPAPSRVLDLLEAGLTLSRKESAAAECTALAELMQTPEFHATVYAFLDLVQKRGKRPAGAPDRKLARPVSKVGVVGAGLMASQLALLFARQLRVPVVLTDIDQARVDKGVAYVHAEIDKMLERKRLTQDAANRTRALVTGSVSKDVFADADFVIEAVFEEMSVKKQVFAEVEAVVSPECILATNTSSLSVAEMAADLVHPERVVGFHFFNPVAAMPLLEVVRAPKTDDTVLSTAFVLAKGLKKNAVLVQDAPAFVVNRILGRMFGEITAVFDEGTDAETADNALRPMGMPMTPFRLLALVGLPVGQHVQESLHTAFGDRFHVSANQQKLIDAGVKGLWEKQEDGSSVVPEQTLALMERGDSPSSSDEVLRRTQDALADEIGRMLDEGVVAAPEDIDLCMIMGAGWPMHLGGITPYLDRVGASERVNGKRFHQA
- a CDS encoding AraC family transcriptional regulator, producing MDPLTHFLDGPRAARAFALSVHMSAPWGIAVRDNAALTVLAVTKGQARVDGMLLEEGDVALVRGPEPYEVTDAAGSVPTLEIGPGQRCTTVEKHDVRDELRHGIRRWGNAKDGETSLLVGTYERPDQAGGIVARALPRLAIVRQEDADSTLVELLARELAHDDPAAQVVVDRLLDVLVVSTIRGWFDSPESSTGPTWLTCDDPIVTKALEQLHAAPEMPWTVGSLADHVNTSRASLAARFRSTVGEPPMSYLTRWRMTLAGDLLHAPGTRTISQIAHTVGYTNAYSFSTAFRRHLGLTPTEYRHHHPALSDGDGTR
- a CDS encoding SDR family oxidoreductase, translated to MTILILGGAGRTGARIHHRLTTRGVPTRLASRRTGFDWHHPETWPAALEGMSAAYVCFSPDLALPGVPGKMEAFGRLAARSGLERLVLLSGRGEEGARASETALRAGGVPTTVLRCSWFQQNFSEHFLTGPVRRGSLRLPAPDVPEAFVDLDDVADAAVRALTRTVPRDAVYELSGPELLTFTDVVAVLSGVCGRGIAFEPVDVPTFVADLAVDGIPREDAEPLAYLFTEILDGRNASLGDGIEQLLGRRASPFSSYARVAAETGVWA
- a CDS encoding anthrone oxygenase family protein; translation: MIQIAAVVGAGLVGGVYTAFSVMVMPALRRRDDQTATTTMIAINQAAERGPFIVIFGAAAVAALGMAVSALPRGAGGDLAIAGASLASTVITLAVNVPLNRRLEREGTTFWPTYHRRWTAANTIRAIAAITAVGLGSAIR
- a CDS encoding TetR/AcrR family transcriptional regulator, which encodes MARPKSLNRSSRAKLLTEAEKLFAARGFSSVKLRDIAVASGLHHASIYHYFPGGKEQIYVDVMTASFHEHRRGLEEAVATAPSGVREPLYAVADWFTSHPPVDVARMALADFPALHSAAADELAELAYDSLRGPIAAALNAARDAPSEALSITDPDQAAMALVSLVQSVHSVPARYLPTLQARTELGRGFVDMLLDGWIRREQK
- a CDS encoding aldo/keto reductase, which translates into the protein MMTYRRLGSSGLSVSTVGLGCNNLGRAGTTSESQEGTDAVVHAAIDAGITLFDVADMYGRAPGVSEVQLGKALGGRRDDVVLATKFGLDMDGVNGPDWGARGSRRYIIRAVEASLRRLGTEWIDLYQYHAPDPLTPIEETLAALDDLVTSGKVRYLGHSNFAGWQIAEAEFTARSGGYTPFISAQNPYNLLDRRLEREVVPAVEAYGLGVLPYFPLANGLLTGKYRRNEVPARSRFTHSRKNVLETADWDQLEAFGAFAAERDVTEVQVAFSWLAAQPSVGSVIAGATSSEQVRQNAAAADWTPSDDDLAALDAIFPRPAA
- the ndk gene encoding nucleoside-diphosphate kinase; the encoded protein is MSVERTLVLVKPDGVSRGLTGTILSRVEAKGYTIAELKRVHATRELLEEHYAEHVGKPFYEPLVEFMLSGPIVAAVFEGERVIEGFRSVAGTTDPTTAAPGTIRGDFGRDWGLKVQQNLVHGSDSAESAEREIGIWFA
- a CDS encoding DUF4233 domain-containing protein encodes the protein MARRMTKAQREWRPGMPKKRRSTKVLFASTVLFLEAFVVFFATLAVFGLRRDEISPVLILTTGLLLSVVLVLTCAVLTKKWGIALGWVLQLVLIAGGFLEPVMFVVGLAFALTWLYGIRQGIRVDRENVERDRLQAEWEKANPEEQGL